The genomic DNA CGTCGGCCACCTCATCTTTGGACAAGAGGGGCAATGGCTCTGTGGAACCATCGGCACTGAGGAATGTCACCCGATTCGTAGAGACACCGAACCCTGCCCCAGCTTCGTTTGCATCGTTCGCCACGAGGAGATCGAAGCCTTTTTCCTTCAGCTTTTTCGACGCGTTCTCGAGCAGATCGTCAGTCTCAAGCGCGAAACCGACGATGACGCTACCGGGTTTGCGTTCGCTTCGCGTGTCGCGAGCCACGTCCGGGTTCGCCGTCATGGAGATCGTAAAACGTCCGTCCGTGTCATCCTTCTTCACCTTGCTGACCTTCGGATCGGTCGGCCGGAAGTCCGCGACCGCAGCTGAGAAGATCGACACATCGGCGTCAGCTAGTCGCTCCGCGACCGAGTCATGCATCTCACGGGCTGTGTCCACCGGGATGACAGCGACGCCGAACGGTGACTCGAGAGCAGAGGGCCCCGTCACGAGTGTTACCCGGGCACCCCTTCTCCAGGCGGCCTGTGCGATCGAGTAACCCATTCGGCCAGAAGACCGATTACCCACATACCGGACCGGGTCAATCGGTTCCTGAGTCGGTCCCGCAGTCACGAGTACGTGCCGACCGGCAAATATTTCCTGTGTGGCGAGGGCGCGCCCTATGGCTTCCTCGATTTCCCGAGGCTCGATCATCCGACCGGGCCCTTCGCCTTCGCCCACTGCAAGAGCTCCTTCGGCCGGGCCATGAATCTGGTATCCGAGTCGCTCTCTGATGTGTAGAAGGTTCTCCTGCACCTGGGTGTGGGCGTACATGCGGTCGTTCATGGCCGGGCAGATCACCACGGGCGCCCTCGTCGCGAGCAGCGTCGTGCAGATGAGGTCGTCAGCTCGCCCTTGTGCGGCGCGCGCGAGAAAGTCAGCGGTCGCCGGTGCCACGCATACCACATCGGCCTCTCGACCGAGCCGGACATGCAGAGCTGCACCATCCGCGGAGAACAGGTCTGTGAGCGTGGGACGCCCAGTCACACCCTCAAAGGTGAGCGGTGCGACGAATTTTTGGGCCGAGCGCGTCAAAATCACGTCAACAATGGCGCCCAAGCGAGTGAGGTCACGGGCAACCTGAATGCACTTATAGGCGGCGATGCCGCCAGTCACTCCCAACACGACACGCTTGCCCTCCCAGGGCCGACGCGGTGTGAGCGGAGTGCCCGGCATCAGCCACCCACCCCGCTACTAGGGCTCGTCGCGGCGCCGGCGCTTCACGAGGCGAAACTCGATCTGACCGGAGGTCAAAGCCTCGAGCGCACGCGTCGTCAGCTTCTTCTCTTCACCGAGCGGCATCGCGTCGCTGGGTAGCGAGTTGAGTTCGCGCGTGTATTTCGCAGCAACCAACACGCCGAGGTACTTGCTCTCGGTTGCGGCTGCGACCTCAATCGGGGTAAAAACTCGCATGGCACTTCCTGTTCAGAGACCTTCAGTTTTTGTCGTACTCATCGCGAAGGATCCGGACGATTTCCGTCCTGAAGTGCTCCGCATTCTGCTCAGGTGAGTCTGGCACCTCACCCCGGCCTTCAGTGATCGATCGAATCTCAGCGATGCATTTGTCAAGATCATCGTTGACCACAACATAATCGAAGTCCTTCAGGGCCTGAAGTTCCGTCAGCGCAGACCGAAGCCGCCGAGCAATGTCCTCGCGTCCCTCCGTACCCCGGCCCTTCAGGCGGGCCATCATAATATCGACGGACGGCGGCAGGACGAAGATCAGCACGGCATCTTCGATCGAGGCTCGTATCTGCCGGGCCCCCTGAACATCGATGTCGAGAACCACGTGCTCACCTCGCCGCGCGGCATCGTCGATTTCCGCTCGGGGTGTGCCGTAAAGGCGCCCGTGGACACTGGCCCATTCGACGAGCTCGCCGTCTTCGGCCCTTTTCTCGAAGTCTCCGATATCGAGGAAGTGATAGTCGACGCCGTCTACTTCACCTGTACGCGGGCTCCGAGTGGTCGCAGACACAGAGAACACATAGCGGTCGGAGTCACCCACGAGCCTCCTCGCGAGGGTCGTCTTGCCAGTGCCACTCGCTGCGGCGAGGACCACAGGGGCAGCTCGCTGGGTCATTCGACATTCTCGATTTGTTCACGGAGGCGCTCGATCTCTTCCTTGATGGAAACCGAAGCCTGCGCCACCTCGGCATCGTTCGCCTTAGAACCCACCGTATTGGCTTCACGGTGCATCTCCTGGACCAGGAAGCCGAGGCGCTTGCCGACCGGCTCGGTCGCGTCTCCCTCAAGCGCTTCCCGAAAGAGCTCGATGTGTGATCGAAAGCGTACGATTTCTTCGTTGATGTCCCACTTCTCGGCGAGGAACGCTACCTCGCGGGCGAGCCTCTCCTCGTCGACCTCGACCTGCTCGCTGAGTTCACGCACCGCTTCTCGCAGGCGATCGCGGTGCTCGATCAGACGCTGCGGTGCGCGAACCTCTACGACATCGATCTGCGTGCCAATCGCGTCGAGGCGACCCCGGAGGTCGGCCTCAAGCCGCAGGCCTTCCGCCTCTCGCATATCACGGCAAGCCGATGCGGCCTTCGCCGCCAGATCCGAGACCGCCTCCACCTCGACGCCGGCGGTGCGATCAGCCTCCGGAGCCCGAAAGATGTCTCCGAAGCGACTCATTAGCGCGAGGTCGGCATCCCCCGGAAGATCCAACGCGTCCTTGAGGCTTTCGAGTGCAGCCTGATACCCACGAGCCTTTGCGAGGTCGATCGAGGGCCCGGGTTGAAGCTCCGCAGACGTGCGATCGAGGGAGAGGAACACGTTCACGTGACCCCGTCCGATATGCTCTTTAAGAGCATCTGTGATCGGCTTCTCATACTTGTCGAAGCCGGACGGAGTCTTGATGCTCGAGTTGAAAAACCGGTGGTTCACAGTCTTCACTTCTAGGCGAAGCCGTCCTGCAGACGTATCGCCTTCGGCGTCACCGAACCCAGTCATGCTCTTGATCATTCGCTACCTCCGAGAGAGGGCGGAAAGTAAGCCGGGGAGAACTCTTCCACCTAGTTCCAGAGGTCCCAGCGGAGTGCAAAGAAGGAGCGCGCGTAAGGAAGCAGGCGCCCAGGATAGGTTTGGTTACCTCGGCGCAGGGTCGCATTGTCCATGCCGAGCCAGAGCCGGACGGTCACGACCCTGACCTGGATGTGACCATACCAGCTTTGATAAAACGGCACTTCCACGACGCCGCCGGCACCCGACCCACCATCGTCCACAAACGTGAGCATGGGATCGTGCCCGCGGACCCCGGCGGAGAACCACAACTCGAGATTCCCGGTTTCCTTGAAAACTTTATGGTATTCGAACGCCCCCTGGTACGTCTGTTCAGGCAGATACGGGCCGGGTTCCTCCCACCTCTGGTATGAGCCCTCGATGGTGAGTGCCTGCCAGCGCGTCGGGAGGATCGCCATGGCCTCGAATCCGGTGCGATGTACTCCCATGTCGGCGGGTGCGCCGTAGTCGGCCTCTGTGCCGAGCGGGAGCGCCAGATCAGACCAGGTATATAGGGTCGCCCCGGCCAGCGTCACGCCCCAGCGGGAAAAGGAAAGCCCGGCCCGGCCGGTTTTTCGATCGGTAATAGCCGCGACACCTGGCACGATGTCGGGGGCCTCTGGGGCGACGGTCCCGTCCATGAGCATGGCACCCCTGCTCCCGAACTCGCCTTCCGCGAAGGAGCCGAAGAGCGTTACGCCCCGAATCGGATTCACCCATGCTCGGCCGCCATAGTTGAGCGTGCCGGTACCGTTCCAGGTGCCCTGCGAAACGTGTCCGGTCAGGCCACCCCATCGGTCTCTTGCGAACCCGAGCGATAAGTCGGCTGCCCGACTGGGCAGATCTCCTTCGAACTGCCGATACGCTCCGTTCAACCAGAACCCGCCGCGATCCACAGCGAGCGATCCGCCGATCTGACCCCGCGACCCTCCAATCGTGTGGATGCTTGCCGCCGTTTCAGCCGAGAGGCTCGATCTGCCCGCGTATCCGCTGACGACGACCCCGTCGACGACACGCAGGCCAGCCTTGGCCATGACATCGGTCCGTGTCAGGGTTGGCGTGTACTCCACGACCTTCGTCTGCGATTGAGAACGCCGCAGATCGAGCCCGATACCGAACCGATTCTGCAGATGTACTTGGTACCGAACCCAGCTTCCGGTCCGGTTCCCGCCCTCTTTCCGATCTTGCCCCCTGCCTCGTGTGTCCATCCGCTCGAGTCCGATGCCCAGACTCCCCCCCAGCGCGGTGGGGTCCGTGTAGATACCCCGGAACATGTTCGTGTTCAAGTCACCCGTTCCGGCCTCGATGACCGAGAAAGGACGGCCGTCATCGTATTCATATGACGTGAGCTTGATAATCATCTGACCCATCGAGCGCTCAAGACGAATTCGGCTCACCGCGACGAGGCCGATGCGCTGGAGGTCCGCCACTCCGCCATCGACCGGATATACCTCAAATCCGTCCCGAAATACGCGATAGCCCGCGCCTCCAAGTCCAAAAGCACTTATTGACGCCGGAGTCCCGTAGTCTCCACCGAGCAGCGTGATCAGGCCCGGAATCTCCTGGAAAAGTTCAGCGAGCGTGTTGGCCCCGGATGCCATGAGGCTGTGGCGATCCCACTCCCAGATGCCCGTCGCAAAACCGACAGGAGCCTCTCCGGTGCCACGGGGGATGTTGTAGAAAATCGTATCCGCAGAGAGGGAGTCGGCGACCAGCGTGTCACCCTCTGCGAGGGCGCGGGAATCCAGTGCGAGAGAATCGACAGCGAGCGAAGGCAAGCCCAGAGCAGTCAGTGAGTCCACTACGACGATCGAGTCGGGGGGCTCCTGAGCCTGGGCCGGCACCGCGATCAGGATGCCGAAGAGAACTGCGCCAGCGGCGCGTTTCACCCGACGCGACTCCGGACCCATTCGACCAACATCCGTGTGGGGAACCCGAGCGCCCCATTCCTCTGGTACGACAGCTTCCCTTCACCGTACGCCATGCCCGCGATGTCGAGGTGTGCCCAACGGGTATCTCCGACGAACTCACGCAAAAATGCCCCCGCGGTGATCGAACCTCCTGGCCTGCCCCCAATGTTTTGAAGGTCAGCGG from Longimicrobiales bacterium includes the following:
- the gmk gene encoding guanylate kinase; this encodes MTQRAAPVVLAAASGTGKTTLARRLVGDSDRYVFSVSATTRSPRTGEVDGVDYHFLDIGDFEKRAEDGELVEWASVHGRLYGTPRAEIDDAARRGEHVVLDIDVQGARQIRASIEDAVLIFVLPPSVDIMMARLKGRGTEGREDIARRLRSALTELQALKDFDYVVVNDDLDKCIAEIRSITEGRGEVPDSPEQNAEHFRTEIVRILRDEYDKN
- the coaBC gene encoding bifunctional phosphopantothenoylcysteine decarboxylase/phosphopantothenate--cysteine ligase CoaBC — protein: MPGTPLTPRRPWEGKRVVLGVTGGIAAYKCIQVARDLTRLGAIVDVILTRSAQKFVAPLTFEGVTGRPTLTDLFSADGAALHVRLGREADVVCVAPATADFLARAAQGRADDLICTTLLATRAPVVICPAMNDRMYAHTQVQENLLHIRERLGYQIHGPAEGALAVGEGEGPGRMIEPREIEEAIGRALATQEIFAGRHVLVTAGPTQEPIDPVRYVGNRSSGRMGYSIAQAAWRRGARVTLVTGPSALESPFGVAVIPVDTAREMHDSVAERLADADVSIFSAAVADFRPTDPKVSKVKKDDTDGRFTISMTANPDVARDTRSERKPGSVIVGFALETDDLLENASKKLKEKGFDLLVANDANEAGAGFGVSTNRVTFLSADGSTEPLPLLSKDEVADALLDRVARLLEGIAAS
- the rpoZ gene encoding DNA-directed RNA polymerase subunit omega; amino-acid sequence: MRVFTPIEVAAATESKYLGVLVAAKYTRELNSLPSDAMPLGEEKKLTTRALEALTSGQIEFRLVKRRRRDEP
- a CDS encoding YicC family protein, which codes for MIKSMTGFGDAEGDTSAGRLRLEVKTVNHRFFNSSIKTPSGFDKYEKPITDALKEHIGRGHVNVFLSLDRTSAELQPGPSIDLAKARGYQAALESLKDALDLPGDADLALMSRFGDIFRAPEADRTAGVEVEAVSDLAAKAASACRDMREAEGLRLEADLRGRLDAIGTQIDVVEVRAPQRLIEHRDRLREAVRELSEQVEVDEERLAREVAFLAEKWDINEEIVRFRSHIELFREALEGDATEPVGKRLGFLVQEMHREANTVGSKANDAEVAQASVSIKEEIERLREQIENVE
- a CDS encoding Plug domain-containing protein gives rise to the protein MKRAAGAVLFGILIAVPAQAQEPPDSIVVVDSLTALGLPSLAVDSLALDSRALAEGDTLVADSLSADTIFYNIPRGTGEAPVGFATGIWEWDRHSLMASGANTLAELFQEIPGLITLLGGDYGTPASISAFGLGGAGYRVFRDGFEVYPVDGGVADLQRIGLVAVSRIRLERSMGQMIIKLTSYEYDDGRPFSVIEAGTGDLNTNMFRGIYTDPTALGGSLGIGLERMDTRGRGQDRKEGGNRTGSWVRYQVHLQNRFGIGLDLRRSQSQTKVVEYTPTLTRTDVMAKAGLRVVDGVVVSGYAGRSSLSAETAASIHTIGGSRGQIGGSLAVDRGGFWLNGAYRQFEGDLPSRAADLSLGFARDRWGGLTGHVSQGTWNGTGTLNYGGRAWVNPIRGVTLFGSFAEGEFGSRGAMLMDGTVAPEAPDIVPGVAAITDRKTGRAGLSFSRWGVTLAGATLYTWSDLALPLGTEADYGAPADMGVHRTGFEAMAILPTRWQALTIEGSYQRWEEPGPYLPEQTYQGAFEYHKVFKETGNLELWFSAGVRGHDPMLTFVDDGGSGAGGVVEVPFYQSWYGHIQVRVVTVRLWLGMDNATLRRGNQTYPGRLLPYARSFFALRWDLWN